From Roseofilum casamattae BLCC-M143, the proteins below share one genomic window:
- a CDS encoding transposase — VDECFPGAEKIILVQDNLNTHVKASLYKAFEPDEAQRILSKLEFHYTPKHGSWLNMAEIELSVLNRQCLNRRIAKKDILKKEIAAWEKQRNQTGSVMDWQFTTEEARIKLKHLYPLIKH; from the coding sequence GTTGACGAATGTTTTCCTGGTGCTGAAAAAATAATTCTGGTACAGGATAACTTGAATACCCATGTGAAAGCCTCATTATATAAGGCTTTTGAACCGGATGAAGCTCAACGTATTCTGAGCAAATTAGAATTTCACTATACTCCAAAACATGGCAGTTGGTTAAATATGGCAGAAATTGAATTAAGTGTTTTAAACCGACAATGTCTGAATCGACGTATTGCCAAAAAAGATATATTGAAGAAGGAAATAGCGGCTTGGGAGAAACAGAGAAATCAAACTGGCTCAGTCATGGATTGGCAATTTACCACTGAAGAAGCTCGGATTAAGTTAAAGCATTTATATCCGTTAATAAAGCATTGA